The following proteins are encoded in a genomic region of Thermosinus carboxydivorans Nor1:
- the dnaG gene encoding DNA primase produces MGNCLYLAINHAYYRYVMKDARFDDFVDRVRSECDIVSVISDYVPLKKKGRNYWGCCPFHHEKTPSFSVTPEKGFFYCFGCQTGGNVFNFLMKIENISFFEAVKKLAARLNIPLPEREKSPAEIARERELASLYLANEYASEFFHACLTKTNMGRVAREYLASRGISDDIIRNFKLGFAPPAWDKLVQALTRRGLSEELLLKAGLVLTRPRGDGIYDRFRNRVMFPIRDARGRVVGFGGRVLDDSSPKYLNSPDTLLFNKRHLLYGLDAAIRSIKESGQVIVVEGYMDVITAHRFGFTNVVASLGTAFTPEQAGLLERCSVSQVLFAYDSDAAGQSATFRALATVRERGFNVKVVSIPEGKDPDEFLRRHGPEAFARVVAQAMPFVDYQLQQALESIDYSTLEGKVAVVSKILPVLASVGNAVEVNGHIARLAQKLNIDESAIRTEYAKYIHQYKKDKIVNKGNNINSHHNFVKFAKGPEAATVAAERQLIRLMCDDGAVIPYVQVQLAVEDFSDSARQEIVRRIFMVNDAGEKLEPAALAMGLSETANAELSHIMLIDEQCADVTKVVDDCLKTIRLARLKALYEQHRLKADELERMGDSRFQEELAESKRINDEIKKLLQC; encoded by the coding sequence TTGGGCAATTGCCTTTATTTAGCTATTAATCACGCATATTACAGGTATGTTATGAAAGATGCTAGGTTTGACGATTTCGTAGACCGCGTACGTTCTGAGTGCGATATTGTCAGCGTAATCTCCGACTATGTTCCTCTGAAGAAAAAAGGAAGAAATTATTGGGGTTGTTGCCCTTTTCACCATGAAAAGACACCGTCTTTTTCCGTCACCCCGGAAAAAGGATTTTTCTATTGCTTTGGTTGTCAGACAGGCGGTAATGTTTTTAATTTCCTAATGAAAATTGAAAACATCAGCTTCTTTGAAGCCGTTAAAAAATTAGCTGCCAGACTAAATATTCCGTTGCCCGAAAGAGAAAAATCACCGGCGGAAATAGCTAGGGAACGGGAATTGGCTTCGCTTTATTTGGCTAATGAATATGCCAGCGAATTTTTCCATGCTTGCCTTACCAAGACTAACATGGGAAGAGTCGCGAGAGAATACCTTGCCAGTCGAGGTATCAGTGACGACATTATCCGTAATTTTAAATTGGGATTTGCACCGCCTGCCTGGGACAAATTAGTTCAGGCTCTTACCCGGCGTGGGCTTTCGGAAGAATTGTTGCTTAAAGCCGGGTTGGTTTTGACACGTCCTAGGGGTGACGGTATTTACGACCGGTTCCGCAACCGTGTTATGTTTCCCATTCGCGATGCACGCGGGCGGGTAGTTGGGTTTGGTGGACGGGTATTAGACGACAGCAGCCCCAAATACCTTAATTCACCGGATACCTTACTCTTTAATAAACGCCATTTGCTTTACGGGCTTGATGCGGCTATCCGCTCAATCAAAGAATCCGGGCAAGTTATTGTTGTGGAAGGGTATATGGATGTTATTACAGCTCACCGCTTCGGGTTTACGAATGTGGTAGCCTCATTGGGTACAGCCTTTACCCCTGAACAGGCCGGACTATTGGAGCGGTGCTCCGTTTCGCAAGTGCTGTTTGCCTATGACAGCGACGCCGCTGGACAAAGTGCCACTTTTCGCGCTTTGGCAACAGTTCGTGAACGGGGATTTAACGTTAAAGTTGTTTCCATCCCGGAAGGCAAGGACCCTGATGAATTTCTGCGCCGGCACGGGCCAGAAGCTTTTGCCCGGGTTGTAGCGCAAGCAATGCCGTTTGTTGATTATCAGTTGCAGCAAGCTCTTGAAAGTATCGACTATTCAACCCTCGAAGGAAAAGTTGCGGTTGTTTCTAAAATCTTACCGGTTTTGGCTTCGGTTGGAAACGCTGTTGAAGTGAATGGTCATATTGCGCGCCTTGCGCAAAAGTTAAATATTGATGAAAGTGCTATAAGGACTGAATATGCTAAGTATATTCACCAGTATAAAAAGGATAAAATTGTAAATAAGGGAAACAATATAAATAGCCATCATAATTTTGTCAAGTTTGCTAAAGGGCCGGAAGCGGCCACTGTTGCCGCGGAGCGGCAGTTAATTCGTCTTATGTGCGACGATGGGGCAGTAATTCCTTATGTGCAGGTACAGCTCGCTGTCGAGGATTTCTCTGATAGCGCGCGCCAGGAGATTGTGCGTCGCATTTTCATGGTTAATGATGCTGGTGAAAAATTGGAGCCTGCTGCTTTAGCAATGGGACTCAGCGAAACAGCAAATGCCGAGTTGTCGCATATTATGTTAATAGATGAACAATGTGCCGATGTCACAAAAGTAGTCGATGACTGCTTAAAGACAATCCGGCTTGCGCGCCTTAAAGCCTTATATGAGCAACACCGGTTAAAAGCCGATGAATTAGAACGCATGGGGGATAGTCGCTTTCAGGAGGAATTGGCTGAAAGTAAGCGAATCAATGATGAGATTAAAAAACTGCTGCAGTGTTAG
- a CDS encoding pyruvate, water dikinase regulatory protein: MTITSLPVIYAISDSIGETAEMVARATASQFNSGKFDIIRVPYINSVEQIEEVVREASTQRSVICHTLVSPDLREALKVQAERFGITTVDIMGPMITAVQKIAGTEPKLKPGLVHKLDQEYFKRVEAVEFAVKYDDGKNPWGLHKADMVIIGVSRTSKTPLSMYLAHKKLKVANVPLVPEVPPPEELFQIPPQKIVGLVIDPFKLNEIRAERLKAMGLSADANYANLERITEELEYARAIMRKLRCPIIDVSNKAIEETANKVLEIAQKNANAR; this comes from the coding sequence ATGACTATTACGTCTTTACCAGTTATTTATGCGATTTCCGATTCAATTGGGGAAACGGCTGAAATGGTGGCCCGGGCGACTGCCAGTCAATTTAATTCCGGTAAGTTTGACATTATCCGTGTTCCCTATATCAACTCGGTGGAGCAAATTGAGGAGGTAGTGAGGGAAGCATCAACACAGCGCAGCGTCATCTGCCATACGCTTGTATCACCCGACCTGCGGGAAGCGTTAAAGGTGCAGGCAGAGCGCTTTGGAATTACAACTGTCGACATTATGGGGCCCATGATTACAGCCGTCCAAAAAATTGCGGGAACCGAACCCAAACTCAAACCGGGACTGGTGCATAAGCTGGACCAGGAGTATTTTAAACGGGTTGAGGCGGTAGAGTTTGCCGTAAAATATGATGATGGCAAAAACCCTTGGGGTTTGCACAAAGCCGACATGGTGATTATCGGTGTATCGCGCACGTCCAAGACACCGCTTAGCATGTATTTGGCCCACAAAAAACTAAAAGTGGCCAATGTACCGCTTGTGCCGGAAGTGCCGCCGCCGGAGGAATTATTTCAAATTCCGCCGCAAAAGATTGTCGGTTTAGTTATTGACCCGTTCAAACTGAATGAAATTCGCGCCGAACGCTTAAAGGCAATGGGCTTATCGGCTGATGCCAACTATGCCAATCTGGAGCGAATAACCGAAGAGTTGGAGTATGCCCGCGCTATCATGCGTAAGCTGCGTTGCCCAATCATTGACGTATCAAATAAGGCGATCGAGGAAACGGCCAATAAAGTACTTGAGATTGCGCAAAAGAACGCGAATGCAAGATGA
- a CDS encoding zinc ribbon domain-containing protein translates to MRDQLELLWQLQVVEEQCRAIACRRESIKADKVRQLWQEIQLLSQNLSADKEKLECQRRVCAALESDLTKLIRQLCLLEERLYKNSSGSVRELEQLRIKQESLQREIHDREEEIFQLLENCEQLAERIANQETDLQNKKQRHSIGQRQIAQTVAKLDGEERGLREQQKSLRCRIDAGLLATYQTLNAKLAMPVAKVSQGVCSGCRRSIPTCQTCTRPGEIQFCDNCGRILFLE, encoded by the coding sequence GTGAGAGACCAATTAGAGCTTCTCTGGCAGCTCCAAGTGGTGGAAGAGCAGTGCCGTGCCATTGCCTGCAGAAGGGAAAGTATCAAAGCCGACAAGGTGCGCCAGCTTTGGCAGGAAATTCAACTGCTTTCGCAAAATTTGAGCGCCGATAAAGAGAAGCTAGAGTGCCAGCGCCGCGTTTGTGCCGCCCTGGAAAGCGACCTGACAAAGTTAATCCGTCAGCTGTGCTTACTTGAAGAACGGCTATACAAGAATAGCAGCGGGAGTGTCCGCGAATTGGAACAGTTGAGAATCAAGCAAGAAAGTCTGCAGCGGGAAATCCACGATCGGGAAGAGGAAATTTTCCAGTTATTGGAGAACTGTGAGCAACTGGCAGAAAGAATAGCTAACCAGGAAACGGACTTGCAGAATAAAAAACAGCGTCATAGTATAGGACAACGGCAAATTGCTCAGACAGTAGCCAAGCTTGACGGCGAGGAAAGGGGGCTTCGCGAACAGCAGAAGAGTCTGCGCTGCCGTATCGACGCCGGTTTATTGGCAACTTATCAAACACTTAATGCGAAATTGGCAATGCCGGTCGCTAAGGTTAGCCAGGGCGTGTGTAGCGGCTGCCGCCGGAGTATTCCAACTTGTCAAACATGCACCCGTCCGGGCGAAATCCAGTTTTGCGATAACTGCGGCCGGATTCTTTTCTTAGAGTAA
- a CDS encoding Nif3-like dinuclear metal center hexameric protein yields MAVKCHVIIEALENLAPRHLAADWDNVGLLLGSVTQDIAKIFVTLDVTPAVAQYAAANGIDLIVSHHPIIFKGIKHIRTDSPTGRVLQTLIKHDVAVYAAHTNLDTATGGVNDVLAKQLNLNDIAPLQTQYTEKLVKIVTFVPEGHVERVRNAMAAAGAGHIGNYSHCSFQTAGTGTFLPLAGTTPFIGEQGKLEYVPEYRLETIAPEKIVRRVVAAMLKAHPYEEVAYDLFPLLNSGSAYGLGRVGTLVQSLSLADFAIVVKAALGLERLKIAGDPAAKIRKVAVCGGSGISVTSAAIAAGADVLITGDVKYHEAQEAVAAGLAIIDAGHFATEQPVVAAIASYLEECAAANNWHVAIYADTINTDVFTVL; encoded by the coding sequence ATGGCTGTCAAGTGTCACGTTATCATAGAAGCCTTAGAAAATTTGGCTCCCCGGCATTTAGCTGCCGATTGGGATAATGTAGGGCTGCTCTTAGGCAGTGTCACGCAGGACATTGCCAAGATTTTCGTTACCTTGGACGTCACGCCCGCCGTGGCCCAATATGCAGCCGCCAATGGCATTGATTTGATTGTGTCTCACCATCCGATAATATTCAAGGGAATTAAGCATATCCGCACTGACTCGCCAACCGGGAGAGTGCTGCAAACACTCATTAAGCATGATGTTGCCGTCTATGCCGCCCACACCAATCTGGATACCGCAACAGGCGGGGTCAATGACGTTTTGGCCAAGCAGCTCAATCTTAATGATATTGCGCCGCTCCAGACGCAATATACGGAAAAGCTTGTCAAAATCGTCACATTTGTACCGGAGGGGCATGTGGAACGTGTTCGCAATGCCATGGCTGCGGCTGGGGCCGGCCATATTGGCAATTACAGTCATTGTTCTTTTCAAACGGCGGGGACGGGAACATTTTTACCTTTAGCCGGAACCACACCTTTTATTGGTGAGCAGGGTAAATTGGAATATGTACCAGAGTACCGTTTGGAGACTATTGCGCCGGAAAAAATTGTCCGGCGGGTTGTTGCCGCTATGCTTAAAGCCCACCCTTATGAAGAGGTAGCTTATGATCTTTTCCCACTTTTGAATAGCGGCTCTGCCTACGGTCTTGGCCGTGTGGGTACATTGGTCCAATCCTTGTCACTAGCGGACTTCGCTATAGTGGTTAAAGCCGCATTGGGACTGGAGCGGCTGAAAATCGCCGGTGACCCGGCGGCTAAAATCCGCAAAGTTGCCGTGTGCGGCGGAAGCGGCATTAGTGTAACGAGCGCGGCCATTGCCGCGGGCGCTGACGTTCTTATTACCGGCGACGTTAAATACCATGAAGCTCAGGAGGCTGTTGCAGCTGGGCTGGCTATCATTGATGCCGGTCATTTTGCCACCGAGCAGCCCGTTGTCGCCGCCATAGCAAGCTATCTTGAAGAATGCGCCGCTGCCAATAACTGGCATGTGGCCATTTATGCCGACACTATTAATACGGATGTATTTACTGTGTTGTAA
- the ppsA gene encoding phosphoenolpyruvate synthase — translation MVNKEEKLVLWFDEIGKEDVAIVGGKSASLGELTSRTKVPVPFGFATTAAAYRYFIKHSGLEAKVAELLGQLDDVEDSRKLREVSAAIRKAIMDAPMPTELVGEITAAYLELGKRAGEVDPFVAVRSSATAEDLPDASFAGQQESYLNVRGAEQVVEKVKECYASTFTDRAVYYRVKKNFAHLDVALSAVVQMMVFSRASGVMFTVDVATGNDTHILIEGAWGLGEYIVQGVVTPDNFLVRKQDLAIEKSNVHEKPIMLVRNPVGGCEEKPVPPEMVNAPVLTDSQIRELARYALDIEKHYGSYMDIEWGIDERNNKIWILQARPETVWSRRNKEKGAGVEPAHAVDGANRKILTKGLPASPGRVVGKAHVILDPSMIDTFREGEILITEMTAPDWVPAMKKARAIITNAGGMTCHASIVSRELGIPCIVGTKSRGNPATAVIPDGAEITVDATNGIVYAGTISDLVASQTAVESIQAITAAETFPVTGTKVYMNLGDPDLAERYAMLPCDGIGLMREEFIWTTYIHEHPLYLIETGRPDRVVDGLADGMRKVCQAMAPRPVVLRFSDFKSSEYRELKGGDRYEPYEPSALLGWRGASRYYDPKYIEAFKLEIKAVRKVREEYGFKNLYVMIPFCRTVEEAAKVTTLMAAEGLRRGPDFKVWLMAEIPTNIILADQFNQFVDGYSIGSNDLTMLLLGCDRDNETVAHIFDERDLAVKRAIRHLIEVAHRDGKTVSICGQAPSVYPDFTEFLVKSGIDSISVNPDAVKATKKLVAQVEQRLILDKLTGRGLVDKEDYTW, via the coding sequence ATGGTAAATAAGGAAGAAAAATTAGTATTGTGGTTTGATGAGATTGGCAAAGAAGATGTAGCAATTGTCGGTGGCAAATCAGCTTCGTTGGGTGAGTTGACATCGCGCACTAAAGTGCCAGTACCTTTTGGCTTTGCCACAACGGCAGCGGCATACCGCTATTTTATTAAGCATAGTGGATTGGAAGCAAAAGTTGCTGAACTTTTGGGACAACTTGATGATGTTGAGGATAGCCGCAAATTGCGGGAAGTAAGTGCCGCTATCCGCAAGGCTATTATGGATGCCCCTATGCCTACTGAATTGGTCGGGGAAATTACGGCCGCCTATCTGGAATTAGGCAAGCGGGCAGGAGAGGTTGACCCCTTTGTTGCGGTGCGTTCCAGTGCAACCGCTGAAGACCTCCCTGACGCCAGTTTTGCCGGCCAGCAAGAAAGTTATCTCAATGTACGAGGCGCTGAACAGGTCGTGGAAAAGGTGAAGGAGTGCTATGCGTCCACTTTTACTGATCGGGCTGTGTATTATCGCGTGAAAAAGAATTTTGCCCATTTGGACGTAGCTCTTAGCGCCGTGGTGCAGATGATGGTCTTTTCCAGAGCGTCTGGTGTTATGTTTACCGTGGACGTAGCGACTGGGAATGATACCCATATTCTCATTGAAGGGGCCTGGGGATTGGGAGAATATATTGTTCAAGGCGTCGTTACTCCCGATAATTTTTTAGTGCGTAAGCAAGATTTGGCTATCGAAAAAAGTAATGTCCACGAAAAGCCGATTATGCTGGTGCGAAACCCGGTCGGTGGTTGCGAGGAGAAGCCTGTACCGCCTGAGATGGTCAATGCCCCTGTTCTCACCGACAGCCAAATCCGGGAATTGGCCCGGTATGCACTAGATATTGAGAAGCATTACGGTTCCTACATGGATATTGAATGGGGTATTGACGAGCGTAATAATAAAATTTGGATTTTACAGGCTCGCCCTGAGACCGTATGGTCGCGTCGAAATAAAGAAAAAGGTGCTGGCGTTGAACCAGCTCATGCAGTAGACGGCGCTAACCGTAAAATACTGACCAAAGGTCTGCCTGCCAGCCCGGGCCGGGTAGTGGGTAAAGCTCATGTCATTCTGGATCCTTCTATGATTGACACTTTCCGGGAGGGCGAAATTCTCATTACCGAAATGACGGCGCCCGACTGGGTCCCGGCTATGAAAAAAGCTCGCGCGATTATTACTAATGCCGGCGGTATGACTTGTCACGCTTCCATTGTCAGCCGTGAACTCGGTATTCCCTGTATAGTAGGGACCAAAAGCCGCGGGAATCCTGCTACGGCAGTCATTCCAGACGGGGCCGAAATTACTGTCGATGCCACTAATGGCATAGTATATGCCGGTACCATCAGTGACTTAGTCGCCTCCCAAACGGCGGTGGAGAGCATCCAAGCCATAACGGCTGCCGAAACTTTCCCTGTTACCGGTACGAAAGTATACATGAATCTTGGCGATCCCGATTTAGCCGAGCGTTATGCCATGTTGCCATGTGACGGTATTGGCTTGATGCGGGAGGAATTTATCTGGACGACCTATATTCACGAACACCCGCTGTATTTGATCGAAACTGGCCGCCCGGACAGGGTTGTGGACGGTTTGGCCGACGGTATGCGCAAGGTGTGCCAGGCGATGGCGCCCAGGCCGGTTGTGCTCAGGTTTAGCGATTTCAAGTCCAGTGAGTATCGCGAACTAAAAGGCGGCGACCGCTATGAGCCTTATGAACCCAGTGCCCTGCTGGGCTGGCGCGGTGCTTCGCGCTACTATGACCCCAAATATATTGAGGCGTTTAAGCTGGAAATTAAAGCGGTGCGCAAAGTGCGGGAAGAATACGGATTTAAGAATTTGTATGTTATGATACCTTTCTGTCGCACAGTTGAAGAGGCTGCCAAAGTGACGACCTTAATGGCCGCGGAAGGATTAAGACGCGGGCCGGATTTTAAAGTATGGCTTATGGCGGAAATCCCCACCAATATTATCCTTGCCGATCAATTCAATCAATTTGTCGACGGTTATTCTATCGGCTCTAACGACCTGACGATGCTTCTGCTTGGCTGTGACCGCGATAACGAAACAGTTGCTCATATTTTCGACGAGAGGGACTTGGCGGTGAAACGGGCAATCCGCCACCTGATTGAAGTAGCTCACCGTGACGGCAAAACGGTATCTATTTGTGGGCAGGCGCCCAGCGTGTATCCTGATTTTACTGAGTTTTTGGTTAAAAGCGGTATTGATTCTATTTCCGTTAATCCGGATGCGGTTAAAGCGACTAAAAAATTGGTGGCGCAGGTCGAGCAGCGGCTTATACTGGATAAACTGACCGGTCGTGGTTTGGTTGATAAAGAGGATTATACCTGGTAA
- a CDS encoding tRNA (adenine(22)-N(1))-methyltransferase encodes MRLGARLAAIAKLVPSGTRLADIGTDHAMLPVCLVREGVISYAVAGEVHKGPFETAQAAVTRLGLENFITVRFGNGLEVLRPYEVETVVIAGMGGATIIEILSQRPEVTQTLKLLLLQPMVGAAAVRRWLKENGWRLSAEDLVEEEGRLYEIIAAVQGSSPEYEDILYDIGPLLWESRHRLLKQHIAHLIEQITAALMAMAESPQAKSSVKYRDLTRKLAQLEAKRKWLSSVTLS; translated from the coding sequence TTGAGACTGGGTGCACGGTTGGCGGCCATCGCCAAATTGGTTCCGTCGGGAACTAGACTGGCCGATATTGGCACAGACCATGCGATGCTGCCTGTCTGCCTTGTTCGGGAGGGCGTGATTTCTTACGCCGTAGCGGGAGAAGTACATAAAGGACCTTTTGAAACCGCCCAGGCGGCTGTCACGCGGTTAGGTCTGGAGAACTTTATAACGGTGCGGTTTGGCAATGGCCTGGAAGTCCTTCGTCCTTATGAGGTTGAAACGGTTGTAATTGCCGGCATGGGCGGAGCGACAATTATTGAAATTTTGTCACAGCGGCCAGAGGTGACACAAACGCTAAAACTTTTGTTGCTGCAGCCGATGGTTGGCGCGGCGGCAGTACGGCGTTGGCTCAAAGAAAACGGTTGGCGCTTGAGTGCTGAAGACCTGGTGGAAGAGGAAGGGCGGCTTTATGAAATAATCGCTGCTGTGCAAGGCTCATCGCCTGAGTATGAAGATATATTGTATGATATAGGACCGCTACTGTGGGAAAGCCGCCACCGCTTGCTAAAACAACACATCGCTCACCTCATCGAACAAATCACGGCTGCGCTTATGGCGATGGCGGAAAGTCCACAAGCAAAGAGTTCCGTAAAATACCGGGATCTTACCCGGAAACTCGCGCAACTGGAGGCCAAGCGAAAATGGCTGTCAAGTGTCACGTTATCATAG
- a CDS encoding helix-turn-helix transcriptional regulator produces the protein MRNISKKGGFIIALTPRQEKIAEIVRTEGPITGEQIAERLNVTRAALRPDLAILVMAGIIDARPKVGYYYTGKNAFNMLVEEISRIKVRDVQSVPVVVPTNTSAYDVIVTMFLEDVGTVYVVEQGGILAGVVSRKDLLKIAMGSGDLHKVPVKVIMTPMTKIIVTTADESVLEAAKKIIDNEVDSLPVVRPLAADKTYEVVGRLTKTNITRLFVELGEGKRR, from the coding sequence ATCCGAAATATCAGTAAGAAGGGGGGGTTCATCATCGCTTTAACACCCCGGCAAGAAAAGATTGCGGAAATTGTGCGCACCGAGGGACCCATTACCGGGGAACAAATCGCTGAACGCCTGAACGTTACCCGGGCGGCTTTGCGACCCGATCTGGCAATTTTGGTAATGGCCGGCATCATCGATGCACGTCCCAAAGTTGGATATTACTATACCGGTAAAAATGCCTTTAATATGCTAGTCGAGGAAATCAGTCGCATTAAGGTTCGGGACGTCCAGTCCGTACCTGTTGTCGTTCCTACCAATACAAGCGCCTACGATGTAATTGTCACCATGTTCCTGGAAGATGTGGGAACAGTATATGTGGTCGAGCAGGGCGGAATATTGGCAGGAGTGGTTTCCCGCAAAGACTTACTAAAAATTGCCATGGGTAGTGGCGATTTACACAAAGTGCCGGTCAAAGTTATTATGACGCCGATGACCAAGATTATTGTGACCACTGCGGATGAATCCGTGCTGGAGGCCGCGAAAAAGATTATTGACAACGAGGTTGACAGCTTGCCGGTCGTCCGTCCTTTGGCGGCGGATAAGACATATGAAGTGGTGGGACGCCTGACGAAAACGAATATTACCAGGCTATTTGTTGAACTCGGCGAAGGTAAAAGGAGGTAA
- a CDS encoding LptA/OstA family protein — protein sequence MRKRIILLTILLLVALTATALAAKLSFKADRQYFDFSTGLHVLSGNVQIEIGTRTITAGEARVNLATMEVWASGGITVTQNDLYFTGDTVYVYAKDSAEISGGVVLTRDGLKISADSVDYNWRTKTAVFKGNVQVSQNGTVWSAATVTYNVKTNTIL from the coding sequence ATGCGGAAAAGAATTATCCTACTCACTATTCTGCTTTTAGTAGCCCTTACCGCAACGGCGCTGGCGGCGAAACTTTCATTTAAGGCCGATCGCCAATACTTTGATTTCAGTACCGGCTTGCACGTCCTCAGTGGCAATGTACAGATTGAAATCGGAACGCGGACTATCACCGCCGGTGAGGCAAGGGTAAACCTGGCTACTATGGAAGTTTGGGCCTCCGGCGGAATAACGGTCACGCAGAATGACTTGTATTTTACCGGCGACACTGTTTATGTATATGCGAAAGACAGCGCCGAAATAAGCGGCGGCGTCGTACTGACCCGCGACGGTCTCAAAATTTCGGCCGATAGCGTAGACTACAACTGGCGCACTAAAACGGCGGTATTCAAGGGTAATGTACAAGTATCGCAAAACGGGACTGTTTGGTCAGCCGCAACAGTAACCTACAATGTAAAAACCAATACCATTCTATAA
- the rpoD gene encoding RNA polymerase sigma factor RpoD, with product MTDKKNTNEHVNELLHKGKKRGGVLTYSEIMDTLQGEDLTPDEIDDMYEVFNSKGIEIVDEIPDVETLEDPDITEIEAAPEEVDIDLSIPEGISIDDPVRMYLKEIGRVPLLTAEEEIQLAKRMEQGDEEAKRRLAEANLRLVVSIAKRYVGRGMLFLDLIQEGNLGLIKAVEKFDYNKGYKFSTYATWWIRQAITRAIADQARTIRIPVHMVETINKLIRVSRQLLQEKGREPTPEEIAREMDISVERVREIMKIAQEPVSLETPIGEEEDSHLGDFIEDQDAPAPAEAASFMLLKEQLEEVLETLTPREEKVLRLRFGLDDGRARTLEEVGQYFGVTRERIRQIEAKALRKLRHPSRSKKLKDFLE from the coding sequence ATGACAGACAAAAAGAACACTAACGAGCATGTAAACGAACTTCTGCATAAGGGCAAAAAACGCGGTGGTGTGCTGACATATTCGGAGATAATGGATACTCTCCAGGGTGAGGATTTAACTCCCGACGAAATAGACGATATGTATGAGGTTTTTAATAGTAAAGGCATCGAAATTGTCGATGAAATTCCCGATGTCGAAACCCTGGAAGACCCAGACATTACCGAAATCGAAGCAGCGCCCGAGGAAGTGGATATTGATCTTAGTATTCCGGAAGGCATCAGCATCGACGACCCGGTGCGCATGTACCTTAAGGAGATTGGCCGGGTTCCGCTTCTAACGGCTGAAGAAGAGATACAATTAGCCAAACGTATGGAGCAGGGTGATGAGGAAGCTAAACGCCGTCTTGCCGAAGCCAACCTCCGCCTGGTCGTAAGTATCGCGAAACGCTATGTCGGCCGTGGGATGCTGTTCCTGGATCTGATCCAGGAGGGCAATCTAGGATTAATCAAGGCCGTAGAAAAGTTTGATTATAATAAGGGGTATAAGTTTAGTACTTATGCGACTTGGTGGATACGCCAGGCGATTACGCGCGCCATTGCCGACCAGGCGCGTACTATTCGTATCCCTGTCCACATGGTTGAGACAATTAATAAATTAATTCGCGTTTCCCGCCAGCTTCTTCAGGAAAAAGGACGGGAGCCGACTCCCGAAGAGATTGCCCGTGAGATGGATATCAGCGTTGAGCGGGTGCGCGAGATCATGAAAATCGCGCAGGAGCCCGTATCCCTGGAGACTCCCATCGGTGAAGAAGAAGATTCGCATCTGGGAGATTTTATCGAGGACCAGGACGCGCCCGCTCCCGCCGAAGCGGCGTCGTTTATGCTGCTAAAGGAACAGTTGGAAGAGGTGCTTGAGACCCTCACACCCCGCGAAGAAAAAGTGCTGCGGCTCCGTTTCGGTTTGGACGATGGCCGTGCCCGTACTTTAGAAGAAGTGGGCCAATACTTTGGTGTAACGCGTGAACGTATTCGTCAAATCGAGGCCAAAGCGCTGCGCAAATTGCGCCATCCCAGCCGCAGCAAGAAACTCAAAGACTTCCTGGAATAA